The proteins below are encoded in one region of Hordeum vulgare subsp. vulgare chromosome 3H, MorexV3_pseudomolecules_assembly, whole genome shotgun sequence:
- the LOC123445396 gene encoding CASP-like protein 5B3 — MKRVVGSPGTWSGMVLRLSQCVFASASTFAMVSGFGYSNYSAFFYLNVSLILQLMWSLFLACKDIFALRNKKDLHTADNLLFIVLIDFAVAIFMFSAACASASLTVFFMWDVHLCKAYPRLACRHFGLSVVLAFITWFLQAASSFSGFWLLVSFF, encoded by the exons ATGAAGCGCGTGGTGGGGAGCCCGGGGACATGGAGCGGCATGGTGCTGCGGCTGTCGCAGTGCGTTTTTGCCTCCGCCTCCACCTTCGCCATGGTCTCCGGCTTCGGCTACTCCAACTACAGCGCCTTCTT CTACTTGAATGTATCATTGATCCTGCAGCTTATGTGGAGTCTGttccttgcttgtaaggatatctTTGCTCTAAGGAACAAAAAGGATCTTCACACCGCGGATAATTTATTGTTCATTGTTCTGATTGATTTC GCCGTGGCGATTTTCATGTTCTCAGCAGCCTGTGCCTCCGCGAGCCTGACTGTTTTCTTCATGTGGGATGTGCACTTGTGCAAGGCATACCCGCGGCTCGCCTGCCGGCACTTCGGGCTTTCGGTCGTGCTGGCGTTCATCACCTGGTTCCTGCAGGCTGCATCTTCTTTCTCCGGGTTCTGGCTACTGGTTTCGTTCTTCTAA